Proteins found in one Vagococcus carniphilus genomic segment:
- the fumC gene encoding class II fumarate hydratase, with protein MDYRIEKDSLGEVRVPSNHKWGAQTQRSLQNFKIGRSVMPLSVMYGLVEIKRAAAVVNYDLGKLSKEKKEVIVEVSDEILSGKWDQEFPLNIYQTGSGTQSNMNSNEVIAHLCADKGVDIHPNDDVNMSQSSNDTFPTAMHIAARKELNPLIEEIKEWIIVLKELEEKNQGIIKIGRTHLQDATPLTFGQEISGWTSMMEKAKEFIESSAKSLDYLTIGGTAVGTGLNAPEGFDVAMAKEIATHTGLGFETEPNKFYGLTSHSALSFTHGALRALAGDLMKIANDIRWLASGPRAGLGEIDIPENEPGSSIMPGKVNPTQAEALTMVSCQVMGNDTTIQIGSSQGNFELNVYKPVIISNFLESVILLRDGMNSFRIHCLEGIEANESAMTLGVERSLMLVTALSPHIGYEKCAEVAKLAHKESLSLEEAVLQLNYATKDEFKEWVVPENMV; from the coding sequence ATGGATTATCGTATCGAAAAGGATTCTTTGGGAGAAGTAAGAGTTCCTTCAAATCATAAATGGGGGGCACAAACTCAAAGAAGTCTTCAGAACTTTAAAATAGGACGTTCTGTTATGCCTCTTTCGGTTATGTACGGTTTAGTAGAAATTAAAAGAGCAGCAGCTGTTGTTAATTACGATTTAGGAAAGCTTTCGAAGGAAAAAAAAGAGGTTATAGTTGAAGTATCAGATGAGATATTATCAGGAAAATGGGATCAAGAATTTCCGTTAAACATTTATCAAACAGGTAGTGGAACGCAAAGTAACATGAATAGTAATGAAGTTATCGCTCATTTATGTGCTGACAAAGGAGTTGACATTCATCCAAACGATGATGTTAACATGTCACAAAGCTCAAACGACACGTTTCCAACAGCAATGCATATTGCTGCTAGAAAAGAACTTAATCCATTAATTGAAGAAATAAAGGAATGGATTATAGTTTTAAAAGAGTTGGAAGAGAAAAATCAAGGGATTATTAAAATAGGACGTACTCATTTACAAGATGCAACACCCTTAACTTTCGGTCAAGAGATAAGCGGTTGGACTAGTATGATGGAAAAAGCCAAAGAATTTATTGAATCAAGTGCTAAATCACTGGATTATTTAACCATTGGAGGAACAGCGGTTGGAACAGGCTTAAATGCACCAGAAGGTTTTGACGTTGCTATGGCAAAAGAAATTGCTACTCATACTGGTTTAGGATTTGAGACAGAGCCTAATAAGTTTTATGGTTTAACAAGCCATTCAGCATTGTCTTTCACACATGGTGCTTTGAGAGCTCTTGCAGGTGATTTAATGAAAATCGCGAACGATATACGTTGGTTAGCAAGTGGACCACGCGCAGGATTAGGTGAAATTGATATACCTGAAAATGAACCGGGAAGCTCAATCATGCCTGGAAAAGTTAATCCAACACAAGCAGAAGCACTAACGATGGTAAGTTGCCAAGTGATGGGAAATGACACAACGATTCAAATTGGAAGTAGTCAAGGAAACTTTGAATTGAACGTTTATAAGCCTGTCATTATCTCTAATTTTTTAGAAAGTGTCATTCTTTTGAGAGATGGGATGAATTCATTTAGAATTCACTGCTTAGAAGGAATAGAAGCTAATGAATCTGCTATGACTTTAGGTGTGGAACGATCTTTAATGTTAGTAACCGCACTTAGCCCCCATATTGGTTACGAAAAATGTGCAGAAGTGGCAAAACTTGCACATAAAGAAAGCCTTTCATTGGAAGAAGCAGTCTTACAGTTGAATTATGCGACAAAAGATGAATTTAAAGAATGGGTCGTACCTGAAAATATGGTCTAG
- a CDS encoding DNA alkylation repair protein, which yields MIDIKKFQLVGVEENKKPMENYMKNRYPFVGVKSPDRKKQSNELITESKLYSLDQLFQTINYLYQKEEREYQNVAIDMCEANVNRLSFEELQNYSQFIQLKSWWDTVDAWRKIYGLYIKRVPEEKEKMFYYFYQHENMWMRRVSITLQLMEKEKTNVELLEKAIMYDRYTDEFFIQKAIGWSLRQYSKVNPNWVVAFTSEKDLLPFAKKEALKQINK from the coding sequence ATGATAGATATAAAAAAATTTCAATTAGTTGGTGTAGAAGAAAATAAGAAACCGATGGAAAACTACATGAAAAATCGTTATCCTTTTGTAGGAGTTAAATCTCCAGATAGAAAAAAACAAAGTAATGAATTAATTACTGAGAGTAAACTTTATTCTTTAGATCAGCTTTTTCAAACAATTAATTATTTATATCAAAAAGAAGAACGAGAATATCAAAATGTAGCAATTGATATGTGTGAGGCTAACGTAAATAGGCTATCTTTTGAGGAACTTCAAAATTATAGTCAATTTATTCAATTAAAATCTTGGTGGGATACAGTAGATGCTTGGCGCAAAATTTATGGCTTGTACATCAAACGAGTTCCTGAAGAGAAGGAAAAAATGTTTTATTATTTTTATCAACATGAAAACATGTGGATGAGGCGTGTATCGATAACCTTACAATTGATGGAAAAAGAAAAAACAAACGTAGAACTTTTAGAAAAAGCTATTATGTATGATAGATATACTGATGAATTTTTCATTCAAAAAGCGATTGGTTGGTCTCTTAGACAATATAGTAAAGTAAATCCTAATTGGGTGGTGGCATTTACATCCGAAAAAGATTTACTACCATTTGCAAAAAAAGAAGCATTAAAACAAATTAATAAATAG